The DNA window CTGAGTTCGATCGTTCTTTGACATCAATTATTTTCGGATCAACTATTTCTGAAAAATCCAAACAGTTAGTGAAAGATTTTTTCAATAAAATTGGCTCTTTTGTTGAATTACCAGAAAAAGATTTTCCTGCTTTCTCCGCTATTGCAGGTTCTGGACCGGCTTTTGTGGCTTTATTTGCCCAGTCTTTGCAAAAAGCCGCGATCAATCAAGGCATTGATCCTGAGACTGCATTGACTATTTCTTTAAAAACACTTGAAGGAAGCACGGAAAATTTGTTATCTAGACAGTTGCTGCCAAATGATTTAATCAAAGCAGTAGCTTCGCCAGGCGGATCAACAGCCGACGGAATTGTATCTTTTGAAAAAGACGATTTTGCAAATATTGTGAATCGTGCTATTCTTGCGACAATTAATCATGGCACAAAATAATTTTGACAACTGGAGAAGAATTGTCGTTAAAGTCGGCACATCAACGATCGTATTAAAAAATGGTCAGATAAATTTGCCTGTGATCGGTCAGTTGGTTCAAACGCTTTGTGCTTTAAGAAATCAGAACCGCGAGGTTATTTTTGTGACTTCTGGTGCGATCGGTGTTGCGATCCATCAATTGTCTTTTAAAAAACGACCTTCAAAAATTTCGCAGCAGCAAGCTTTGGCTGCGATCGGTCAAGCTGATTTAATGGCAATCTATAACCAAACTTTTTCTTTCTATCATCAGCTGACTGGACAAATTCTGCTGACATATGATGTTTTTGACAACTCGAAAATGCTGGAAAATATGTTAAATGCGCTTGGCGAATTATTAGCGTTGCAGGCGATTCCGATTATCAACGAAAATGATGTGATAGCTGTTGACGAAATGGACCATCAGCATTCTTTTGGCGACAATGACCGTTTGGCTGCAATGGTAACGAAAGCTGTTGATGCTGACGGACTGATCATTTTGTCTGACGTGGATGCACTCTATGATAAAAACCCCTATGAATTCAGCGAAGCATCTCCGTTTCGTCGTATTCAAGCAATTACAGATCAGACGTTGAATCTCGCTTCTGGAAAAAGTGATTTGGGAAAAGGTGGTATGCTGACAAAATTAAAGGCTGCTGAATACCTTTTGGAAAATGATAAACAGATGCTGTTGTTATCAGGCAGTCAGCCTGATGCTATTTTGCAAGCTTTAGCAGGGAAGGAAATCGGGACTTTGTTTTCAAAATGACTAAATTACATGATGACATAATTTTAATGGGACAACGTGGCAAACAAGCTGCCATAGAAACTGCCCAACTTTCAATTGAAGATAGAAATACTGTTTTATTGGCTTTTGCAAATGCGATTCAAGCAAAGACGGATAAAATTTTACAAGTTAATGCAAAAGACGTTGCAGAATATCGGCAAACACTTAGTCTGACGATGCAAAAACGCCTGGAACTTACGCCGATCAAAATTGCTGACATGATTAATTCTTTACGTGCCCTAGCGAAACTGCCCGATCCCTTAGCGGATCGAGATGAACAGTGGCAGGCAGCAGCTGGTTTTAAAATCGTTAAAAAAATTGTGCCCCTGGGTGTGGTAGCGATGGTTTACGAAGCGCGGCCTAACGTGACGGTTGATGCCGCAGCCTTAGCGATAAAATCAGGTAATGCGATTATTTTGCGTGGCGGCAAAGAGGCAATTAGAACAAACAGTTTCATTGCAGATATTTTGCGAAAAGCTTTAAATCAATTAAACTATAGCGAAGATTTTATTCAACTTATCACAGACACAAGTCATGACTCTGTTGACGAACTGCTGCATTTGAGAAAGTATCTTGATCTGTTAATTCCACGTGGTTCGGGGTCTTTTATCAACCATGTGGTGAAGAATGCTGCTGTTCCTGTTATTGAGACAGGTGCCGGCAATGATCATATTTTTGTCGATCAGTCGGCTGATTTAGAACAGGCGATTAAGATTATCCTCAATTCGAAGGTTCAGAATCCTTCTGTCTGCAATTCAGCAGAAAAACTTTTGATACATGCAGAAATCGCCCATGAATTTTTGCCTAAACTATTTTCTAGCTTAATCGAAGCCGGCGTTGAGATAAGAGGCGATGAAAAGACGATCCAAATTGATCATCGAGCCCAAGCAGCCACAGACGCTGACTGGGATACGGAATATAATGACTTGATTATTGCAGTTAAAGTGGTCAGCGGCCTTGACCAAGCCATTGATTGGATCAGCCAGCATACGACCCATCACACAGAAGCTATTTTGACTAAATCTGCGGAAAATACTGAAAAATTTATGAATAATGTTGATGCGGCTGTGGTTGTTGAAAACGCCTCCACACGTTTCACCGATGGTTTCGAATTTGGATTTGGTGCTGAAATAGGTATCAGCACACAAAAACTGCATGCACGCGGTCCCATGGGATTATCAGCTTTAACCAGTTATAAATACGAAATTTTCGGTCATGGCGAAGTCCGAAAATAAAATGCAGACTAGAATTTTTGCTCATCGAGGCTATAAAAATGCCGCGCCCGAAAACACTTTGCCAAGCTTTCAAGCAGCTGTAAAATATCCAATTGATGGTCTGGAAATTGATGTTCATATGACCAAGGATCACGAGCTCGTTGTCATTCATGACGAAAAAGTGGATCGAACTTCTAATGGGTCGGGATATGTCAAAAATAAGACGCTAGCTGAATTAAAATCTTTAGACTTTGGCAGCTGGTTTTCTAAAACATATGAACACACGCAAATTATGACTTTGCATGAATTTTTAAATTGGCTGTCGTTGATTCAATTTAATAAAATACTGTTGATTGAGTTAAAAACTGATCATGTTGATTATCCTGGCATTGAAGAAGCTGTTTTAAACACTCTGAGCAGTTTTCCGACTGCTCAGTGGCAATTAGTTCTCCAGTCTTTTAATCGTAAAACAGTTCATCGTTTACGGCAGCTTGATGGTTCAATTGATTTGGCAAAACTGACTTTTTTGATCGCCCCAAGAGATGTTTTTGATTTTCTTACAAAAAGAATTCAACAGATCAATCCTGATTTTCGTTTTGTTTTTAATCGCATGCTAATAACTTGTTTTAAAAAATCTTGTTTTGCACCTTGGGTTGTTGACGAACCTCGAGATTTAATAAATATTTTTAAAAAACCACTTCATGCAGTTATCACTAATCAGATCGAATTAGCGACTCAGCTGCGTGATAGTATTCAAGGATCAAACCAAGAGAATCATGTTAAACAATAAACAAAAAATGATTGCCATTGTTGGCCCAACCGCTAGCGGAAAAACAGCACTAGCTATTAAAGTAGCACGATTATTGCAAACTGAAATAATATCTGAGGACGCTTTTCAAATTTATCGCACATTAGATATTGGCACTGCTAAACCTAATCAACAGGAACTAGCAGCAGTTAAAGAGCATTTTATTAATATCAAAGATCCTAGCGACTCTTATAATGCTTATGAATTTATGAATGATGCGAGAAAACTAATAGATCATTTTGTAAATCGAAATAAATTGCCGGTCGTCGTGGGTGGCTCAGGATTTTTTTTGCAGACTTTATTAGGTGATCGTCAGCTTTCAAGCCAAAATACTGCTCCGATCCCTCAAGAGGCCAGTCCTAAAAATCGACTTTATCAGGCATTATTGGTTGGCCTAGAGATGGACCGTTCTTTACTGTACGATCGGATTAATCGAAGAGTTGATTTAATGTTTCAGCAAGGACTCTTGGCTGAAGCAGAAACATTATTTCAGCTGGAAGGCGATTTTCAATCAAAAAAAGCTATCGGTTATCGAGAATTCTTGGCTTATTTCGATGGTCGGCAAAGTTTGGATCGAACTAAAGAATTGATTAAACGTGATTCAAGAAGGTATGCTAAGCGCCAGTTAACTTATTTTCGGAATCAATTTCCAGATATTCATTGGTTTGATGCAATTGAAATCTCCAAAAACCCTGAAAAAATCTTTGATTTGGTCAAAAAATTCGACCAATTATAGACCAATGTCAGCTTTTCTTACAATTTTATTAAAAAATATCTATAATTTTAGTTAGATGGATTTAGTAAGAGATGATTGATGAGCGATTAAAAAAGGATTTAGCAATTTTACCGATTAGTACGATTCGTGCGTTGACGAATCTTTCTGATAGGCAGATTCGCTATTACGAAAGTCAAGATTTGCTTACGACAAAAAGAGGAAAGGGTGGACAAAGGCGTTTTTCTTTGAATGATGTTGAGCGATTGATTGAGATCAGAACGATGATGGAATCTGGTGACAGTTTAAAAGATATTCATGATCTTTATGAGACCAATAGAGTCAGGAATCGTCAAGATGAGAAGATCGATTTTGTTCGTTCGCTTGAAAACGAATTTTTGAAAATCGGAAGGCTGGAAAAACATTAATGACAAAATTAACAAAAGAAGCAATTAAAACAGCGGTTAAGGACGAGGGTGTCAACTTTTTGCGGGTGATGTTTACCGACGTTTTCGGCATGATAAAAAATGTTGAAATTCCTGTTAGTGAACTTGACACAGTCCTAGATGACGATTTATTGTTTGATGGATCTTCAATTGATGGTTTTGTGCGCATTGAAGAATCCGATATGTATCTGTACCCGGATTTAGATACTTTTAAAATTCTACCGGATTCCATGACTGGTGAACACGATGGTAAAGTCGCTATGATTACAGCTAATGTATACACTAGCGATCGTAAGCCTTTCGAAGGAGATCCCAGGAATAATTTGATTCGTGTGCTGACAGAAATGAAAAAAGATGGTTTTTCTGACTTCAACGTTGGCACAGAGCCTGAATTCTTTTTGTTTAAAGTCGGTGAAGATGGCAAACCAACCATGAAACTCAATGACAATGGCGGTTATTTTGATTTAGCGCCCTTGGATCTGGGTGAACATGTTCGTCGAGAAATCGTGCTTACTTTGGAACAGATGGGCTTTGAAGTTGAAGCTGCCCACCATGAAGTTGCGCCTGGGCAACATGAAGTTGATTTTCGTTACGCCGATGCCGTAACCGCTGCTGATCATATCCAATTATTTAAATTGATCGTAAAAACAGTTGCTCGTAAATATGGTTATTATGCAACCTTTATGCCAAAACCGATTGCTGGTATTAATGGTAACGGTATGCATACAAATATGAGCCTTTCTAAAGATGGCAAAAATGTTTTTGATGATCCTAAAGATGAACTCGGTTTATCAAAAACTGCTTATCATTTTTTGGCGGGTATCTTGGATCATGCCCAGAATTTTGTTGCGATCACAAATCCTACTGTGAATTCCTTTAAGCGTTTAACGCCTGGATTTGAAGCACCAGTTTATATTGCTTGGTCCGCTTCGAACCGTTCGCCAATGGTGCGTGTTCCTGCTTCTCGAGGGGCTTCAACGCGTTTGGAGCTAAGAATGGTTGATCCAACAGCTAATCCATATCTTGCCTTTGCTGTTGTATTAGCCTCTGGTTTGGATGGCATTGAAAAAGAAATCACACCAGAACACTCGGTAGATCGTAACATTTTCTTAATGGATGCCAGTGAACGGAAAAAAGCTGGTATCAAAGATTTGCCGGATACGCTGCTTGCAGCCGTTGAGAATCTTGAAACGGACGATGTTATTACGAAGGCCATTTCTAAACGAATCGCTGATACATTCGTTGAAGCGAAAAAACTTGAATATCAGTCTTATCGTGCCTCAGTTTCAAAGTGGGAAATCGAACAATATCTGGAAACCTTTTAAAATTCTTAAAGAAAATAATATTTAATTAACGTCTGGTCATAGACGTTTTTGTTTGCAAAAATTAGGATATGGCAAAAGAGACTGATGTTCGTGCGACCAGTGACAATCAAATACATTTATTGAAGAACTTAATTGATAGCAAAGTTACTTATTTGCTTACAATGAATAAAGCCATTGCTGATCATGATGATGCGCTCATTTACGAGCTGCTTGATTCTGCGCGTTATAACGAGCAGGTCCGTCAGTGGCCGCACGCTGATCCGAACAATTTTCTTAGCAGCATGACTGAAACATTTCAGCCCGATCTAGCGGCGTTTTTATCAGCAAAATTAATAGATTTCATTCGTGAAAACTTTCCTTTTCTGATTTTTAAAGAGATTAAAACTGGCGTTTTCGAAATTGTCTTTGGCACTTGGCCTTCAGCTCGAACTTTTGGATTGCTGGATATTATTCGCGTTGCTTTCATTTTTAACGATTCAGAAATGAATCAGTTAAAAGCCTTTATGGATGATCCGCAAACGTCAAAAGAACAAGATCTACAAATTACCGAATTACATCAAGCGAACAAAATTTACGCAGAAAAAGGCCTTGCATCAGTCAAAAAAGATATTGACAATAATAAACTGGAAATTATTCAATTAGAAAAAAATCGTGCAATTCTTCAACTAGAATGTGAACAGATCGAAAAATACTTTGGCAGTTTTCAACATTTCGTTGATCAGGCTGATCATCTTTACACTGATTACTTAACGAGCTTTTAAGAGGGATACAATGACCAAAGATTCAGCACAATCTCAACTATTCTTAAATGATTTTCAAAGAAAACTCGCACACGATAGCCAACAACTAGATGTTTTTAGTCGATCTTTGTCTGATTTTTTAAATGCACAGACAACCGTTGAAACAGTAGATGCTATGTCTGTTTTGTTGAAAAATCAATTAGAGAGTTACGAACGAACAACACCGCTTTTTCATTTTAGCGAAAGTTTTTGGTTATCTCAAATGTTGGTAAAGCTCTTTAATCTAAAAGGATCTACTTTTTTTTCGACTTTAAATTCAGAAAATGAATTACTTGGCAGTTTAAGAGCAGATGCATTGCCGAATTTCGAATTTTATTTTGTTAAAGCCCAGATTCCAGCTGGTGGCTTTTATTTGCGTGAAACGAGTTTGCAAAATAATTTGTTTTATCTCGACATTTTTAATCGACGTTTTTTTATTGATGCATCTGATTTTGTTCAGTTAATTGCATCGCAGGTAGGCAGGAGACTAACGGATCAGCAGATTGCTAATTTATCATCAGCATTTAATCAATTGGCCGAGATACTTTCGGAAGACCAATTTGCTTTGGACTTAAATTTGATTCAGCCAGAGAATGATGCTGTTTTAGAAATCGATAAAGTTGATTTACCCGCAATTGTTACCGACAAACTTTTTATTTTAGCTCAAGCTCATCATACGGATATCGTTGCTTTAGATAATGGATTTGAAATTAGCTTTAATGAAGACTTGAAATTATATTTAACACAGCGTTTAGATCCCATCGGACACTCTCAGTGGTCTTTTAAAGTAGTGGATTTATATGATCAATGGTCTCTGATGGCGGTTTTAGCAAAATATGACTGGTTTTTAAATTGGTACTTAGATGATTTGGCGAAGTTACAAATTGCTTACCGCCGTGAGTTTTTTGCTGGATGATGATAATTTTTACCCTTTTTTAGTTATACTAAGAGGTACGCGGAAGTGGCTCAACTGGATAGAGCATCGGAGTTCTAATCCGCAGGTTGTGGGTTCAAGTCCCACCTTCCGCATTGAAATTATGAAGAAAAGTTTTTGGATTTTAGCATCGGTCGTTATCGTTCTGCTTGGGGCAGCTTATTTCTTGTATCCTCGAGCATCTTTTGGTGGCGTTCAGATGTCGGAAAAACAATTTAAGCAAGTCAATCGTTCGAAAGATAATATTGATGTTTTGCTGCAAGATTTAAATAAATATAAACCAACGAGTCCTAAGACGGTGACAAAAATTAAGCAGGACGTGGATCAATTGATTGCTCAAAACGGCGAGAATCTTTCGACGGCTGATTTTGATAAATTGGAGACAGCGGCCGGTGACAAGAACGGTGGTGTCCTGGCAACGATTGAGGCTGCTCAAAAAGGTCATTATTTAATTGATGGCGATATTGCTTCAGTCCTGCACACGAAGTTCTCAATTATTGTTTTACAGTCTGCTAAATCAGCGACTGAGTCAGATTCTCAGGCCAAAAAGGTTGCTAGCCAGATTGAAAAAGATTTAAGCATTGATTCTCGTTTGTACAAAATAGGAATTAAGAGCTGACCGTTGACCCATTGAGGTCTTTTTTGTTACAATAATTCAGTTGTTGCAATGCTTCAACCACTCTGAAGCGGTTTCAAGTGATTCGTCACACCGCCACGGTGAGTATAAGAGGAGGCCTAAATGGCTAATAAGTACGCAGTTATTGAAACTGGTGGAAAGCAGTATCGCGTCGAAGCAGGAGATGCTATCTTCGTTGAAAAACTCGAAGCAAATGAAGGTGATAAAGTAACTTTTGATAAAGTGTTGCTTGCTTCTGGGAAGTTTGGTGATCCATATGTTTCTGGTGCAGCTGTTACTGGAACAGTCGCTAAACAAGGCAAAGAAAAGAAAGTCGTTACCTTTAAATATAAGGCAAAAAAGCATGGCCATGTTAAAAAAGGTCACCGCCAGCCATACACTAAAGTAATGATTGAGAATGTTTAAGGAGGCACACAATGTTAGAAAAATTACAGAACCTAATTAAGTTAGCCCACCATAAGGGCGGCGGATCTTCATCCAACGGTCGTGACTCTGCTGGACGTCGTCTGGGAGCAAAACGTGCCGATGGCCAAGACGTTCTTGCCGGTACGATTATTTATCGCCAACGTGGTACACATATTTATCCAGGTATTAACGTTGGTCGTGGTGATGACGATACACTTTATGCATTAGCTGATGGTGTCGTTCGCTATGAACGTAAAGGAAAAGCACAGCGTCAAGCTTCTATTTATTCTCGTGAAGAATATGATACAAAGCTCGAACCCGCAGTTAAGTAAATTTTTAATCAAAAATAGCGGTTTTCCGCTTTTTTTTTTAGGTAGGTATACTCGATGAATGATAAATTTGTGAAAAGAATCAGCAAATTAAGGAAATTATTTGATGTATTAGAAGTTGATTCCATGGTCGTCTACCAGGGTTACAATCTGGAATATTTAACTGGTTTTGATGCTGGTAGTGGTGAGGGTATGTTTAGCTTGGACCGAAAGCATGCTTTATTAGTGACAGATGGTCGCTATGAAGAGGCCTTCGATGGCAAACTGCCGGCTGGCGTTGATCTGAAAATTAGTCGTGATTATTATGGCGATACAGCCAGTGCTCTGAATGCTTGGAAAGTAAAAAAAGTTGGTTTTGAAGAAGATCTGCCTTTTTATGTATTTGATTTTCTTGATGGCCAATTAGAATCAGAATTCGTACCGACACCAGCTCCGATTGAAGCTTTGCGAGAGATCAAAGATGCAGAAGAACTGGAAAATCTGCGTCAGGCAACCAAACGCTCGGTTCTGGCTTTTAATCAACTTTTAGACTGGATTCAAGTCGGACAAACAGAAAAGGAAATCGCTGATCAACTAGATTACTTTGCACGCCGCCAAGGTCTTGAAAAAGCGAGTTTTGATACAATCGTTGCCTCTGGTGAAAATTCAGCAAAGCCGCATGGAACGGCTTCTTTGCGCAGGATTCAAGAGGGTGATCTAGTGACGATCGACTTTGGTTATTATTTTAATCATTACACATCAGATATCACTCGCACACTCGCTATTGGTGAAGTAGCTCCAAAACTAAAAGAAATTTATCAGATTGTCAAAAAGGCACAAGAATTGTCAATCCAAGCCGTTAAAGCAGATACTATGCTCAGTGACGTTGACAAAGCGGCACGAGCATACATTGCTTCTCAGGGATATGGCAAAGAATACAACCACGGCGGCGGTCATGGAGCTGGACTGAATATTCATGAAGGACCGGCGGTATCACCGGGTTCTGAAGATGAAGCGACAAGTGGTCAAATGCTGACTATCGAACCTGGAATTTATCTCTCTGGTTTAGCTGGTGTTCGTATTGAAGATGATGTTTTAGTTACTGAAGAGGGTTTTGAGAATTTGACAGCTGGTATTACACGTGATTTAATCACAATCGAGAAATAATTATGGCAATCAGATTAGATTATTTAATTTTTTATATTGGCAATTTAAGTTACGGCTTTGATTATGTCTACACAAAACGAATTAATGGACATGCTTTTTATTTACGGCGGCCGCCTCAAGCTGAGATTGCGGATGTCAATGATGAGAACTTTGATTTTTATAATCCACATTTCTCAACAGATACGCATACGGCTTTTAATTGGAAATATGATGAAAAATTCACGGATTTAACACGAATTTGGGATCATTATTCCGATGTTGCTTTGGGCTTTATTGAGGACTGGGCTGAGGATTATCGTGCACCAGTAGACCCTGATTCAGATCAGAATGTTGAATGGGGGGTACGCTTTCATTCA is part of the Oenococcus sicerae genome and encodes:
- the proC gene encoding pyrroline-5-carboxylate reductase; this translates as MKYGFLGAGHLASAVVFGLIKAGVQPDDIFVNSPASARSLADKTGIHYAEEKQLIGDSDLIVLAFLPEQLKKIIQHLPADCFQNKLIISFLGSTSLDELQKSLPAAEIVRSLPNVNAEFDRSLTSIIFGSTISEKSKQLVKDFFNKIGSFVELPEKDFPAFSAIAGSGPAFVALFAQSLQKAAINQGIDPETALTISLKTLEGSTENLLSRQLLPNDLIKAVASPGGSTADGIVSFEKDDFANIVNRAILATINHGTK
- the proB gene encoding glutamate 5-kinase produces the protein MAQNNFDNWRRIVVKVGTSTIVLKNGQINLPVIGQLVQTLCALRNQNREVIFVTSGAIGVAIHQLSFKKRPSKISQQQALAAIGQADLMAIYNQTFSFYHQLTGQILLTYDVFDNSKMLENMLNALGELLALQAIPIINENDVIAVDEMDHQHSFGDNDRLAAMVTKAVDADGLIILSDVDALYDKNPYEFSEASPFRRIQAITDQTLNLASGKSDLGKGGMLTKLKAAEYLLENDKQMLLLSGSQPDAILQALAGKEIGTLFSK
- a CDS encoding glutamate-5-semialdehyde dehydrogenase; its protein translation is MTKLHDDIILMGQRGKQAAIETAQLSIEDRNTVLLAFANAIQAKTDKILQVNAKDVAEYRQTLSLTMQKRLELTPIKIADMINSLRALAKLPDPLADRDEQWQAAAGFKIVKKIVPLGVVAMVYEARPNVTVDAAALAIKSGNAIILRGGKEAIRTNSFIADILRKALNQLNYSEDFIQLITDTSHDSVDELLHLRKYLDLLIPRGSGSFINHVVKNAAVPVIETGAGNDHIFVDQSADLEQAIKIILNSKVQNPSVCNSAEKLLIHAEIAHEFLPKLFSSLIEAGVEIRGDEKTIQIDHRAQAATDADWDTEYNDLIIAVKVVSGLDQAIDWISQHTTHHTEAILTKSAENTEKFMNNVDAAVVVENASTRFTDGFEFGFGAEIGISTQKLHARGPMGLSALTSYKYEIFGHGEVRK
- a CDS encoding glycerophosphodiester phosphodiesterase family protein, which encodes MQTRIFAHRGYKNAAPENTLPSFQAAVKYPIDGLEIDVHMTKDHELVVIHDEKVDRTSNGSGYVKNKTLAELKSLDFGSWFSKTYEHTQIMTLHEFLNWLSLIQFNKILLIELKTDHVDYPGIEEAVLNTLSSFPTAQWQLVLQSFNRKTVHRLRQLDGSIDLAKLTFLIAPRDVFDFLTKRIQQINPDFRFVFNRMLITCFKKSCFAPWVVDEPRDLINIFKKPLHAVITNQIELATQLRDSIQGSNQENHVKQ
- a CDS encoding tRNA (adenosine(37)-N6)-dimethylallyltransferase — translated: MLNNKQKMIAIVGPTASGKTALAIKVARLLQTEIISEDAFQIYRTLDIGTAKPNQQELAAVKEHFINIKDPSDSYNAYEFMNDARKLIDHFVNRNKLPVVVGGSGFFLQTLLGDRQLSSQNTAPIPQEASPKNRLYQALLVGLEMDRSLLYDRINRRVDLMFQQGLLAEAETLFQLEGDFQSKKAIGYREFLAYFDGRQSLDRTKELIKRDSRRYAKRQLTYFRNQFPDIHWFDAIEISKNPEKIFDLVKKFDQL
- a CDS encoding MerR family transcriptional regulator; translation: MIDERLKKDLAILPISTIRALTNLSDRQIRYYESQDLLTTKRGKGGQRRFSLNDVERLIEIRTMMESGDSLKDIHDLYETNRVRNRQDEKIDFVRSLENEFLKIGRLEKH
- a CDS encoding glutamine synthetase family protein, which translates into the protein MTKLTKEAIKTAVKDEGVNFLRVMFTDVFGMIKNVEIPVSELDTVLDDDLLFDGSSIDGFVRIEESDMYLYPDLDTFKILPDSMTGEHDGKVAMITANVYTSDRKPFEGDPRNNLIRVLTEMKKDGFSDFNVGTEPEFFLFKVGEDGKPTMKLNDNGGYFDLAPLDLGEHVRREIVLTLEQMGFEVEAAHHEVAPGQHEVDFRYADAVTAADHIQLFKLIVKTVARKYGYYATFMPKPIAGINGNGMHTNMSLSKDGKNVFDDPKDELGLSKTAYHFLAGILDHAQNFVAITNPTVNSFKRLTPGFEAPVYIAWSASNRSPMVRVPASRGASTRLELRMVDPTANPYLAFAVVLASGLDGIEKEITPEHSVDRNIFLMDASERKKAGIKDLPDTLLAAVENLETDDVITKAISKRIADTFVEAKKLEYQSYRASVSKWEIEQYLETF
- the rplU gene encoding 50S ribosomal protein L21, giving the protein MANKYAVIETGGKQYRVEAGDAIFVEKLEANEGDKVTFDKVLLASGKFGDPYVSGAAVTGTVAKQGKEKKVVTFKYKAKKHGHVKKGHRQPYTKVMIENV
- the rpmA gene encoding 50S ribosomal protein L27, which gives rise to MLEKLQNLIKLAHHKGGGSSSNGRDSAGRRLGAKRADGQDVLAGTIIYRQRGTHIYPGINVGRGDDDTLYALADGVVRYERKGKAQRQASIYSREEYDTKLEPAVK
- a CDS encoding M24 family metallopeptidase → MNDKFVKRISKLRKLFDVLEVDSMVVYQGYNLEYLTGFDAGSGEGMFSLDRKHALLVTDGRYEEAFDGKLPAGVDLKISRDYYGDTASALNAWKVKKVGFEEDLPFYVFDFLDGQLESEFVPTPAPIEALREIKDAEELENLRQATKRSVLAFNQLLDWIQVGQTEKEIADQLDYFARRQGLEKASFDTIVASGENSAKPHGTASLRRIQEGDLVTIDFGYYFNHYTSDITRTLAIGEVAPKLKEIYQIVKKAQELSIQAVKADTMLSDVDKAARAYIASQGYGKEYNHGGGHGAGLNIHEGPAVSPGSEDEATSGQMLTIEPGIYLSGLAGVRIEDDVLVTEEGFENLTAGITRDLITIEK
- a CDS encoding phosphoesterase, whose product is MAIRLDYLIFYIGNLSYGFDYVYTKRINGHAFYLRRPPQAEIADVNDENFDFYNPHFSTDTHTAFNWKYDEKFTDLTRIWDHYSDVALGFIEDWAEDYRAPVDPDSDQNVEWGVRFHSPSLKGEQLIFGVNAYPSGFDDFVNYLRSFDPETPTNVPEHLPYSKGKFAN